One bacterium genomic window, AGCAGGCATCGTATCCGGCGAGTTGATTTTCGATGCTTGAAAAGTCAAAGAAGTCCCGGTGTACAATCTCCTTCAGCTTTGCGTGACGCTGCCCGGTGGTGGTACGCACAACAGCCAAAACGCTTTCCACGTCGTCTGCAAGCAGGCACTCCCGCAGGACACCCTGCCCGACCATTCCCGTTGCTCCGAAGAGGATGACTTTCATAGGGCCATTCCCGGTTGGGCTTTGTTAAGCCGTCAGTTTGCGGTAGAGAGAACGGCGGGGGCGGTCGTAGCTGGAGCCGAGTTCGGTGCGGCGCTGCTGCTCATAGGATTCGAAGTTGCCCTCGAACCAGCGCACGACTCCGTTGCCTTCAAAGGCGAGAATATGAGTGCAGATGCGGTCGAGGAAGAAACGGTCATGGCTGATGACCATGACGCAGCCGGTGAAGTCGAGCAGCGCATTTTCCAGCATCCGCAGCGTGGTGATGTCGAGATCGTTGCTGGGTTCGTCGAGGATCAGAAAGTTGCCGCCCTTGCGGAGGAGCTTGGCCAAATGTACGCGGTTGCGTTCGCCGCCCGAAAGCGAGCCGACCAGCTTCTGCTGATCCTTACCGCGGAAATTGAATTTCGAGACATAGGCGCGGGAAGGAATCTCCTTGCCGCCCATGGCGATGCTATCCGCCCCGTCGGTGATCTCTTCGAATACGGTCTTATCATCGCCCAGATCATCGCGCAATTGATTGACATACGCCAGCACGACGGAAGGTCCGAGGCGGATCTTGCCCGCATCCGGCATTTCTTCGCCGGTGATCATGCGGAAGAGCGTGGTTTTGCCCGCGCCGTTGGGACCGATAATTCCCGTGATACTTCCCGGCGGCAGGATCAGATCGAAATCCTTGATCAGCATCGCGTCGCCGTAGCTCTTGGAAAGATCGTTGATCTCCAGCACCAGATCGCCGAGGTGCGGTCCGGGAGCAATTTGAATGTCCATGCTCTGAATATGGAGATCGAAGACTTCCTTCGAACGTTTCTCATAGTCGGCGACATGCTTCTGGCTCTCGGCCAGACGGTCGCGCTGGTTGAGGCGAATCCAGGCCAGTTCCCGCTTGAGGGAGGTCAGTTTCGGGGATGGCTTCTTTTCAGGTTCTTCGAGCAAATCGATTTTCTGCGCCAGCCACGAGGAGTAGTTGCCTTCCCAGGGAATGCCTTTGCCGGCATCCAGTTCGAGAATCCACTTGGTGATGTTGTCGAGGAAGTAGCGGTCATGAGTGGCAATGATGACGGTGCCTTCGAACTCGCGGAGTTGCTTTTCCAGCCAGAGCACGGTTTCCGCATCGAGATGGTTGGTGGGCTCATCGAGCAGCAGAATGTCGGGCTTTTCGATCAGCGCCTTGCACAGGGCCACACGCCGCCGCTCGCCGCCGGAGATTTTGGTGACGGGCATATTGCCATCGGGAAGAAAGAGCGCGTCGGAAGCGACTTCAACCTGATGTTCGAGATTCCAGCCGTCCACCTTATCGATCTCGTCCTGCAGCTTCTGCATCCTCTCGAGGGCCTTCTCCATTGCATCGCCATCCATTGTGGCCATGTCCTCGGCAAGCTTGTTGTACTTGTCAAGGAGCGCCTGTGTGGGTGCAAAGGCCATTTCCACATTCTCGCGTACGGTCTTGGTTAAATCCAGATCGGGCTCCTGTGCCACAAGGACGGCGCGCACACCCTTGGCCGGTTCGGCGAATCCCTGAAAGTCCTTATCCAAGCCTGCCATAATGCGCAGCAGAGTGGATTTTCCGGAGCCGTTGTCGCCTACGAGGCCGATCTTGGCTCCCGGATAAAAGGCAAGGTTGATGTCGTCGAGGATCTTGTCGGCGCCATACAGCTTGACGAGGTGCTGCATGACAAAAATGTATTGTGGAGCCATGAGGTTTGCTTGGTGTCGATTTTGTCGTGTTTCGATCCGTGCGGCGGTCGGACTGGCCGCTTGGTCCGGGTCTGCCGGGAGTGGGCGGAATCCCCATAGTAATCTAAGACAAAAAGACCGGACCTGCAAGTGACCGAGAGACTGCTCCAGTACCAGGAGTTCCACCGCGGCACCGGCCACAAAGAAGAGCCTTCGTCAGACTGACGAAGGCTCTTAAAATACAAGTGATTGCCGCATACTAAGACATGCGCTTCATGAGCCGTTTGTGAGTGAGATAGGGTGGGAGTTCTAAGGCCACCCAACCCCAGACCATTAATTGTCCTGCAATCATAAAACGGCCATCGACCAATGAAGACGGCAGCCAATGCTCAAAGCAACTAATAAAGGGCGGAAACCCTGCCCAAGCACCAACGGGCAGCAGAAATCGCTTCTTGGGGTTCGTCAGCAGGTCAACACGCCGACCTTGCATCTTTGCAATAATGGAACTTCGAATAGCCATTGACGCCACAATCACAAAGATCGAAACCATCCAAATCTCGTTGATTCCTGTGCTGGCGAGATTCCAAAAATCCTGCCCACTCCCGTTCATTTGAAATTGGGGTATGATTCGATAAAAGATGGCTCCCAAATCCATGAGCATAACAGCTATGAAAGTAGGTTTGGTTAGCGCGCCTGCCAACGCAAGCACCCACAGAAGCATTCCAAAGCCATAAGACACGACAATCCAACGAACGTCCCAGCCCGTGAATAGTCCGACGTTGCCAGCAACATCAAAGGCCACATCCGCCAGCATGGGATAAAAGAAGATCGGGCCCAATCCCCAACAAAGGGCTAGTGCAATGAGAAATCCGGCGTAGTACAATAGAGTTTCAAATCCCATTGCCCTAAGGATCCCTACTGTCTAAATATCGCTCTTGGACTTCGGTGGCCAAAAATGCAAATTGTAAGTATGCCCCGACTGAATCTCGTAACTGTTTGATGTAGCAGGCGTATCCACAGCACCCGTGGTCCAGCAGGCTTCGATGTAGTCGCGATCTACGTCATCGGCATCGTTAAAGACCGCGGCCATTTGATTGGCGCTTAGTGCAACCGTCAGGAAGTCGGTACCGGCCGTGGCGTTAAAGTTGTGATTGTAGAGCGTGCCGCCCTTTTGAGTGATGAGATTCAGCGCATTCACTGCACCGGCCGTGATGTTGGTGAGCTTGAAGGTGACTGGTTGTGCGTTTGCGACCAGTTCCGCGAAGGTGATGTCGCCGCTCTGGATACTCTTGTCGTTGAGAGGCAGTGCAAATTGCTTGATGGCCATTCACGAACTCCTTAAGCATTCTGTTGAGGTTCAACTGACATAAGGGGTGCATGCGCGGGCCGCTTGTTCTTCCGCACTTTTTCCAGCCGCCGCATAAGCAAGCACTCCACCTGAAGCACGATCGGGAGAATCTCCGTGCGAACCATGATGCAGAGCCGTTGCAGATCCGCTTCATGATTCATTCTGGAAATCCGGCCTGCCGAATCGGACAGGACACCGACCCCCTTAGCCAGGGCCAGCACCTGTGGCACCATCGCAACCGGACCGGTCTTCACCGATTCGATTCCCCGACATGCTTCGTTGAACCCATGCAAAATTCCTTCCAATTCCGTGCGATAGCCAACCTCGCGAATAGCCGCGAACAGCGAGACGAGTTCATCCGCCGACAACCGAGCCTGTGCTGCGGTGGGGCGCAACTTGGCCGACAACGTGGACCCGCTGATGCCCATCACTTGGGCAACAGCCGAGACGATTCTGCGTTCATGCATCCATTCGTACAGCACAAGCGTAATGGAATACTCCACAAAACCTCCCCTGTCCGCCTAAGCCATGTAACACCTTCCTAAAAGCCATGGAATCGGTTCTAAGTATAGTTCAACTTATGCGAAATGTCAAGGAATGGCTGTCCCTTACTCTTCCTGAACGGGTTATCAAGTGATCAGCGTAACTACCGACTATATCATGTTTTAGCTCAATTGGGTGGATAGGGATAGCCAAACAACAGCGTTTTTGTCGCCCAAATAAGAGGACAGCTTCAGTTTCCGGGCATCTCCGCGATTTTGTGGCGGAATGCCAAACTAAGTACAAGATTTTCATGCGGATGGTGGCTGTGGGCGGGAGCCTCTGCCACACATGGCCGCGCTGGCACTTTAGGTAAGTATAGGTTTATTATATATGTGTATCACGGATTCGTGGA contains:
- the ettA gene encoding energy-dependent translational throttle protein EttA, yielding MAPQYIFVMQHLVKLYGADKILDDINLAFYPGAKIGLVGDNGSGKSTLLRIMAGLDKDFQGFAEPAKGVRAVLVAQEPDLDLTKTVRENVEMAFAPTQALLDKYNKLAEDMATMDGDAMEKALERMQKLQDEIDKVDGWNLEHQVEVASDALFLPDGNMPVTKISGGERRRVALCKALIEKPDILLLDEPTNHLDAETVLWLEKQLREFEGTVIIATHDRYFLDNITKWILELDAGKGIPWEGNYSSWLAQKIDLLEEPEKKPSPKLTSLKRELAWIRLNQRDRLAESQKHVADYEKRSKEVFDLHIQSMDIQIAPGPHLGDLVLEINDLSKSYGDAMLIKDFDLILPPGSITGIIGPNGAGKTTLFRMITGEEMPDAGKIRLGPSVVLAYVNQLRDDLGDDKTVFEEITDGADSIAMGGKEIPSRAYVSKFNFRGKDQQKLVGSLSGGERNRVHLAKLLRKGGNFLILDEPSNDLDITTLRMLENALLDFTGCVMVISHDRFFLDRICTHILAFEGNGVVRWFEGNFESYEQQRRTELGSSYDRPRRSLYRKLTA